In a single window of the Candidatus Poribacteria bacterium genome:
- a CDS encoding LamG domain-containing protein — MSLAAINTEMTHAQSIEDGLGGHWTFDKADTDAKVAKDALGENDGEIKGAPKIVEGIVGDALSFNGKEDYVVMGAATTGQDLTYAMWIKPTALPEGPKVIIWDDDPQGGGDSWLELLADGTIQTQRGGDGFGVFKTQTAVEADEWTHVTFVAAGEDEKKFLYLNGELDAEADGKINSRDTRSHVVVAVGHDRNAFIKPFYFDGLIDDVAVYHRALDKKEVMENYQIAFDVEPAGKLALTWGAIKTH, encoded by the coding sequence ATGAGTCTCGCAGCGATCAACACAGAGATGACACACGCACAATCCATTGAAGATGGATTAGGAGGGCACTGGACCTTTGATAAAGCCGATACCGACGCGAAAGTAGCGAAAGATGCTCTCGGCGAAAACGATGGAGAGATTAAAGGAGCTCCCAAAATTGTAGAAGGCATTGTCGGAGACGCGCTCAGTTTCAACGGCAAAGAGGATTATGTCGTCATGGGTGCTGCCACCACAGGGCAGGATCTTACCTACGCAATGTGGATTAAACCCACAGCCCTCCCCGAGGGTCCTAAAGTTATCATCTGGGACGATGATCCACAGGGCGGTGGTGATTCATGGCTCGAACTTTTAGCGGATGGCACGATACAAACCCAAAGAGGTGGCGACGGGTTCGGGGTCTTCAAAACACAGACCGCTGTCGAAGCGGACGAATGGACACACGTCACGTTTGTTGCTGCCGGCGAGGACGAAAAAAAGTTCCTCTACCTTAACGGTGAACTTGATGCCGAGGCGGATGGAAAGATAAACAGTCGCGACACGCGCAGCCATGTGGTTGTCGCAGTCGGACACGACCGGAACGCCTTTATCAAACCCTTCTATTTTGATGGTCTGATTGACGATGTTGCTGTCTACCATCGCGCGTTGGACAAAAAAGAGGTCATGGAGAACTACCAAATCGCCTTTGATGTTGAACCCGCAGGGAAACTCGCGCTCACGTGGGGTGCTATCAAAACGCATTAA